One genomic segment of Candidatus Krumholzibacteriia bacterium includes these proteins:
- a CDS encoding phosphoglycerate kinase — translation MAKLGVADLEVRGKRVLVRVDFNVPMDPQGTITDDRRIQSSLPTLRLLLQKGGSPVLISHLGRPKGKPDPRYGLRPVADRLCLDLEAPIKFAKDCAGPEARMLVDNLKPGEVLLLENLRFHPGEEANDPQFAKTLASYADDVYVNDAFGSAHRAHASTVGVTRYLQQCAAGLLLQRELTYLGEALEKPQRPFIAVMGGAKIQGKIEVIQRLFQKVDALLVGGGMTYTFFRALGYEVGGSLVDTEMLDTAKSLLREAKGRGFKLLLPQDTLVAQQLAAGSPTRTVLVTDIPEGWIGVDIGRKTMEDYGKRIQEARTVFWNGPMGVFEIAPFAAGTESIARAMVRATEAGAVTVVGGGDSAAAIARLGLDGRVSHVSTGGGASLEFLEGKELPGVVALTDV, via the coding sequence GTGGCGAAGCTGGGTGTGGCCGATCTGGAGGTGCGCGGCAAGCGCGTCCTGGTGCGGGTGGATTTCAATGTCCCCATGGACCCCCAGGGGACGATCACCGACGACCGCCGCATCCAGAGCAGTCTGCCGACCCTGCGCTTGCTGTTGCAAAAGGGCGGCAGCCCCGTTCTCATCAGCCACCTGGGGCGACCGAAGGGCAAGCCGGATCCCCGTTACGGCCTGCGCCCCGTGGCCGACCGGCTCTGTCTCGATCTCGAGGCGCCGATCAAGTTCGCCAAGGATTGCGCCGGCCCCGAAGCCCGCATGCTGGTGGACAATCTCAAACCCGGTGAAGTGCTGCTCCTCGAGAACCTCCGTTTCCATCCCGGCGAAGAGGCCAACGACCCGCAGTTCGCCAAGACGCTGGCGAGCTACGCCGACGACGTCTACGTCAACGATGCCTTCGGCTCCGCGCACCGCGCCCATGCCTCGACGGTGGGGGTGACACGCTATCTGCAACAATGCGCCGCCGGTCTGCTGCTGCAGCGGGAGCTCACCTATCTCGGCGAGGCCCTGGAGAAACCGCAGCGGCCCTTCATCGCCGTCATGGGGGGCGCCAAGATCCAGGGCAAGATCGAAGTCATCCAGCGTCTCTTCCAGAAAGTGGATGCGCTCCTTGTCGGCGGCGGCATGACCTACACCTTCTTCCGCGCCCTGGGGTACGAAGTCGGCGGCAGCCTGGTGGACACGGAGATGCTGGACACGGCGAAGTCCCTGCTGCGCGAGGCCAAGGGACGGGGCTTCAAGCTCCTCCTGCCGCAGGACACGCTGGTGGCGCAGCAGCTCGCCGCCGGCAGTCCGACCCGTACGGTCCTGGTCACCGACATCCCCGAGGGCTGGATCGGCGTCGACATCGGCCGCAAGACGATGGAGGACTACGGCAAGCGCATCCAGGAGGCGCGCACGGTGTTCTGGAACGGCCCCATGGGCGTGTTCGAGATCGCTCCCTTCGCCGCCGGCACCGAGTCCATCGCCCGCGCCATGGTGCGGGCCACCGAGGCCGGTGCGGTCACCGTCGTCGGCGGCGGCGACAGCGCCGCCGCCATCGCCCGTCTCGGCCTCGACGGCCGCGTGAGCCACGTTTCCACCGGCGGCGGCGCCTCGTTGGAGTTCCTCGAAGGCAAGGAGCTCCCCGGCGTGGTCGCGCTCACGGACGTCTGA
- the tpiA gene encoding triose-phosphate isomerase: MRRPLVAGNWKLHCGPQAAAKLALDIRNGLLGGREAASVVLCPPFVSLAAVREILQGTAIGLGAQNLFWENSGAWTGEVSGPMLRDAGCTHVIVGHSERRQHFGETDASVSKRVRAALDAALCPIVCVGENLAERESGRTEAVVAAQMRNGLEGFDAAAWTQLVLAYEPVWAIGTGRTATPAQAQEVHALLRSLVRARLGDAVADSLRILYGGSVKRENVAMLLAEPDVDGALVGGASLDAKDFLTIVELAGRGSGAH; this comes from the coding sequence ATGCGCCGACCGCTGGTCGCCGGCAACTGGAAGCTGCACTGCGGGCCGCAGGCGGCGGCCAAGCTCGCGCTCGACATCCGCAACGGTCTCCTCGGCGGTCGCGAGGCCGCGAGCGTCGTGCTGTGCCCGCCGTTCGTCAGCCTCGCCGCGGTGCGCGAGATCCTGCAAGGCACGGCGATCGGCCTGGGGGCACAGAACCTCTTCTGGGAGAACTCCGGCGCCTGGACCGGCGAAGTGTCGGGCCCCATGCTGCGCGACGCCGGTTGCACCCACGTGATCGTCGGACACTCGGAGCGCCGGCAGCACTTCGGCGAAACCGATGCGAGCGTGAGCAAGCGCGTCCGCGCCGCCCTCGACGCCGCACTCTGTCCCATCGTTTGCGTCGGTGAGAACTTGGCGGAGCGCGAGTCGGGCCGCACCGAGGCGGTGGTGGCGGCGCAGATGCGCAACGGTCTGGAGGGCTTCGACGCCGCCGCGTGGACGCAGCTCGTGCTCGCCTACGAACCCGTCTGGGCCATCGGTACCGGACGCACCGCCACCCCTGCCCAAGCCCAGGAGGTGCACGCCCTTCTCCGCTCTCTGGTGCGCGCGCGCCTCGGTGACGCGGTGGCGGATTCCTTGCGCATTCTCTACGGCGGCAGTGTCAAGAGGGAGAACGTCGCCATGCTCCTCGCCGAGCCCGACGTGGACGGGGCGCTGGTGGGCGGCGCCAGCCTGGACGCGAAGGACTTCCTCACCATCGTCGAGCTGGCGGGCCGGGGGAGCGGAGCGCATTGA
- the secG gene encoding preprotein translocase subunit SecG, whose protein sequence is MFPFFVVVHILVCVALVFVVLLQSGRGGGLAGVFGGGAAQTLFGGRGAATFLSKATAWLAIAFMIMSILLAVLSSRRGGHAEGLLQQRARARAAQTQLPPSSTQLDPRAVLDSIGLQPATGTGTAPADSAARGN, encoded by the coding sequence GTGTTTCCTTTCTTCGTGGTCGTCCACATCCTGGTTTGCGTCGCCCTCGTCTTCGTCGTCCTCCTGCAGTCGGGTCGCGGCGGCGGCTTGGCCGGGGTGTTCGGCGGCGGCGCGGCGCAGACGCTCTTCGGCGGGCGCGGTGCCGCGACGTTTCTGAGCAAAGCCACCGCTTGGCTCGCCATCGCCTTCATGATCATGTCGATCCTGCTGGCGGTGCTCTCCAGCCGCCGCGGCGGTCACGCCGAGGGGCTCCTGCAGCAGCGGGCGCGCGCCCGGGCGGCGCAGACGCAGCTGCCCCCGTCGAGCACGCAGCTCGACCCGCGCGCCGTCCTGGACAGCATTGGCTTGCAGCCGGCCACGGGAACGGGAACGGCGCCGGCGGACAGCGCCGCGCGCGGGAACTGA
- a CDS encoding dTDP-4-dehydrorhamnose 3,5-epimerase family protein: MTLPEVTIAGVEVTPLGFHQDRRGWLAEIYRNDEISVRPVMAYVSQTHPGVARGPHEHRDQADVFVFMGPSDFRIYLWDRRPASPTHGQRMRFEAGESQPARVVVPAGVVHAYKNVGTKEGLVINCPDRLYAGPGRREPVDEIRWEDDPEGRFALD, from the coding sequence ATGACGCTTCCGGAAGTCACGATCGCCGGCGTCGAGGTGACGCCTCTCGGCTTCCATCAGGATCGGCGCGGCTGGCTGGCGGAGATCTATCGGAACGACGAGATCTCCGTGCGTCCCGTCATGGCCTACGTCTCGCAGACCCATCCCGGCGTCGCCCGCGGTCCGCACGAGCACCGCGACCAGGCCGACGTCTTCGTCTTCATGGGACCCTCGGACTTCCGCATCTATCTTTGGGACCGGCGCCCCGCTTCACCCACCCACGGCCAGCGGATGCGTTTCGAGGCCGGCGAATCGCAGCCGGCCCGCGTCGTCGTTCCTGCCGGTGTGGTGCATGCCTACAAGAACGTGGGAACGAAAGAAGGTCTGGTCATCAACTGTCCCGATCGTCTCTATGCCGGCCCCGGGCGGCGCGAACCGGTGGACGAGATCCGCTGGGAAGACGATCCGGAGGGACGCTTCGCCCTCGACTGA